The following coding sequences are from one Candidatus Nanopelagicus hibericus window:
- a CDS encoding AI-2E family transporter, with product MARFSKPKVGRKLTPLLRRKVKGNLPEDFGIAGKPVDTTHPFYFGFMVTVGALIALTTLRALASASSVFILIIIAIFLAAGLNPAVMFFQNRGLKRGAAVGAVMACVVAFVGLFFAIAAPPLVDQGNQLLDNAPQLVKDLNNNAFINDLNLRYGVIDSLESRLDSVIKDGQFAITAFGGVIGVGKAVVSGLFSAFTILILTLYFLASLPQVVNISLRFVPATRRDRVSKLTNAIISRVGSFVGGQSIIAALAAVFILLMGLTIGMPYPGPLAMVVLICGFVPLIGHFIGMTIVTLVSLTDSLTTAAIALGAYIVYVQIENYVITPRIMRKSLAIPGLVTIIAALLGSSLLGLVGGLLAVPIAAAILLILDEVVFPRADQS from the coding sequence ATGGCTAGATTTAGTAAACCAAAAGTTGGTAGGAAATTAACACCACTACTTCGCCGTAAAGTTAAAGGCAACCTGCCAGAGGATTTTGGGATTGCTGGAAAACCAGTTGATACCACCCACCCCTTTTACTTTGGCTTTATGGTCACAGTTGGCGCACTTATCGCACTGACCACACTAAGGGCCCTGGCATCGGCAAGTTCAGTATTTATATTAATTATTATCGCAATTTTCTTAGCAGCTGGTTTAAATCCGGCAGTAATGTTTTTCCAAAACCGAGGCTTAAAGCGAGGCGCTGCGGTTGGCGCAGTAATGGCCTGCGTCGTAGCCTTTGTTGGTTTATTTTTTGCAATCGCAGCTCCGCCTTTAGTTGATCAAGGCAATCAATTACTGGATAACGCCCCGCAATTAGTTAAAGATTTAAATAACAACGCCTTTATTAATGATCTCAATCTTAGATACGGAGTTATTGATTCCCTGGAAAGCCGGCTTGATTCGGTGATTAAGGATGGCCAATTTGCCATCACCGCCTTTGGCGGCGTAATTGGGGTTGGAAAGGCTGTGGTTAGTGGCTTGTTCTCCGCCTTTACCATCTTAATTTTGACGCTTTATTTTTTGGCATCTCTGCCACAGGTAGTTAATATCAGTTTACGTTTTGTGCCAGCAACGAGGCGAGATCGGGTATCTAAGTTGACTAATGCAATTATTAGCCGAGTTGGTTCATTTGTTGGCGGCCAATCAATTATCGCTGCTCTGGCTGCAGTATTTATCTTACTTATGGGCTTAACAATTGGCATGCCATACCCAGGGCCACTTGCGATGGTGGTGTTAATCTGTGGCTTTGTTCCGCTCATTGGCCACTTCATTGGAATGACTATTGTTACTTTAGTAAGTCTTACCGATTCACTTACCACTGCTGCAATTGCACTCGGTGCTTATATTGTTTATGTGCAGATTGAAAATTATGTAATCACGCCAAGAATTATGCGAAAATCTCTGGCTATCCCTGGGTTGGTGACAATTATCGCTGCCCTGCTTGGCTCATCTTTACTGGGCTTGGTTGGTGGCTTATTAGCGGTGCCAATTGCTGCTGCAATTCTTCTTATCTTAGATGAGGTAGTTTTCCCAAGAGCTGATCAATCCTAA
- a CDS encoding co-chaperone YbbN has product MSTNKPIPGMAGANFANAFDLSTLKKPTGEAVTPTHGKPVTQENLVADFVAKSKECVVILLAWSTRSAQAKEILETLGKLEIADKNTWLLGVVDIDTQPQVAQALQIKSVPVAIAIIGEQLLPLFESVPPADQVRLVINKLLELASQKGVGSAPEGPAEIPMEAEEEAAYAAMEKGDYKAAKLSYEAWLKRKPNEQVAVVGLAQVNLMLRIDGLDPVLSLKNAKDDDLTSQMMCADIEIATGNYEAAFDRLIKAVKSFSGDDRDKVKAHLISLFNLVDPTDPRLVKARSQLASALF; this is encoded by the coding sequence ATGAGTACAAATAAACCCATCCCAGGCATGGCAGGTGCCAACTTCGCCAATGCCTTTGATCTATCCACCTTAAAAAAGCCAACAGGTGAAGCAGTTACTCCCACTCATGGCAAGCCGGTTACGCAAGAGAATCTAGTCGCTGACTTTGTTGCAAAATCCAAAGAGTGTGTGGTGATTTTGCTGGCTTGGTCTACCAGAAGTGCGCAGGCAAAGGAGATATTAGAAACTTTAGGAAAGCTTGAGATTGCTGATAAAAACACTTGGTTACTGGGCGTAGTAGATATTGATACCCAACCACAGGTGGCCCAAGCGCTACAAATAAAATCAGTGCCAGTTGCAATTGCAATTATTGGAGAGCAATTACTTCCCCTTTTTGAATCTGTTCCACCTGCTGATCAGGTGAGATTAGTAATTAATAAATTACTTGAGCTAGCCTCCCAAAAAGGAGTTGGTAGCGCACCTGAAGGTCCAGCTGAGATTCCAATGGAGGCTGAAGAAGAGGCTGCATATGCGGCAATGGAGAAGGGTGATTACAAAGCAGCAAAGCTTTCATATGAGGCATGGCTTAAGCGAAAACCAAATGAGCAGGTTGCAGTAGTTGGGTTAGCACAGGTTAATTTGATGCTCCGCATCGATGGCTTAGATCCAGTACTGAGTTTAAAAAATGCAAAAGATGATGATCTGACCAGCCAAATGATGTGTGCTGATATTGAGATAGCAACTGGAAATTATGAAGCCGCCTTTGATCGGCTGATAAAAGCGGTCAAATCCTTTTCCGGTGATGATCGAGATAAGGTGAAAGCACACCTGATCTCTCTATTTAATCTAGTTGATCCCACCGATCCCAGGTTGGTGAAGGCCAGAAGCCAATTGGCAAGTGCGCTGTTTTGA
- a CDS encoding phosphotransferase family protein yields the protein MSVELLNKDTVVQYLTDKNIISATDKAEVEVLTGGVSNVVLAITTADQKLVLKQALAELAVSEKWLADQRRAIVEADAIKLFNQLSPAQVPKLIFLDPERFILVLERVPVGSTVWKSDLLAGIINPDVGAGLGKTLATWHNYGEVTASARIKFMEDTLFEQLRIDPFYRFVAAKSPQIEVPIRKLINELEGDKTTIVHGDFSPKNIMVSMDDQIYILDFEVTHVGNPVFDLAFLIAHLLCKFFRTEDRLQAKLLSNTANTFTAEYAQLRSISPTVAKHAALIALARVEGKSPVNYLNQVQQKKIQSFTKAVLADNAKLPVANLFEMSAK from the coding sequence GTGAGTGTAGAACTTCTTAATAAGGATACTGTTGTTCAATATCTGACTGACAAAAATATTATCTCTGCCACTGATAAGGCTGAGGTTGAGGTATTAACTGGCGGTGTATCAAATGTAGTTCTGGCTATTACAACTGCAGATCAAAAACTGGTTTTAAAGCAGGCATTAGCCGAGCTTGCAGTGAGTGAAAAATGGCTAGCTGATCAACGCCGTGCAATTGTGGAAGCAGATGCTATTAAATTGTTTAACCAATTAAGCCCAGCTCAAGTGCCAAAGTTGATATTCCTAGATCCAGAGCGTTTTATTCTTGTGCTAGAACGTGTACCAGTAGGTAGTACGGTTTGGAAATCTGATTTACTTGCTGGAATTATTAATCCAGATGTGGGTGCTGGTTTAGGAAAGACGCTTGCCACATGGCATAACTATGGCGAAGTTACCGCTTCAGCCAGGATTAAATTTATGGAAGATACTCTGTTTGAACAACTGCGCATTGATCCCTTCTACCGTTTTGTAGCTGCCAAAAGTCCACAAATTGAGGTTCCAATTAGAAAACTTATTAATGAATTAGAGGGTGATAAAACCACAATTGTGCACGGAGATTTCTCCCCGAAAAACATTATGGTTTCTATGGATGATCAGATTTACATTTTAGATTTTGAAGTCACTCACGTCGGAAATCCGGTCTTTGACCTGGCTTTTTTAATCGCACATTTGCTCTGTAAATTCTTTCGAACCGAAGATCGCCTGCAGGCTAAGCTTTTAAGTAATACTGCAAATACCTTTACCGCAGAGTATGCCCAACTAAGGTCGATCTCACCCACGGTGGCAAAGCACGCCGCCCTAATTGCACTTGCCAGAGTTGAAGGTAAATCACCAGTAAATTACCTAAACCAAGTACAACAGAAGAAAATACAAAGCTTTACCAAAGCAGTTTTAGCGGATAATGCTAAATTACCTGTTGCAAATCTATTTGAGATGAGCGCTAAGTGA
- a CDS encoding SDR family NAD(P)-dependent oxidoreductase, which produces MTNPAPLKLLIFGGTGVLGQAIATKFKSHNYEVTYGVRKISNPKDQFQLPIADSSFPELLKGQLFDTVIFAQGANINDSVINNSLDDLNKLFEANVSFITETTKALISRNLIKSKGKMVVLSSFWEQVTRQEKMSYTITKAAVGGLVRSMAVDLGNAKGILVNGLLPGVVDSPMARGLLKPEQIENVEWQTPGHKMVVPSDVANAAYLLGCEDNTAISGQSLFVDYGFAIARVL; this is translated from the coding sequence ATGACTAATCCCGCGCCGCTTAAGCTTTTAATCTTTGGGGGCACAGGAGTATTGGGTCAGGCGATTGCCACAAAGTTTAAATCTCATAATTATGAAGTCACCTACGGTGTTCGAAAAATAAGTAATCCTAAGGATCAGTTCCAACTGCCAATTGCTGACTCTTCATTTCCAGAGCTACTAAAAGGTCAATTATTTGACACAGTAATTTTTGCCCAGGGAGCCAACATCAATGATTCAGTGATTAATAATTCCTTAGATGACCTAAACAAACTGTTTGAAGCAAATGTTAGTTTTATTACCGAAACTACTAAAGCGCTTATTTCTCGCAACTTGATTAAGAGCAAAGGGAAAATGGTGGTCTTGAGCTCCTTTTGGGAGCAAGTAACGAGGCAAGAAAAGATGTCCTACACAATCACCAAGGCTGCAGTTGGTGGCTTGGTTAGATCGATGGCGGTTGATTTAGGTAATGCCAAAGGAATTTTAGTTAATGGATTGCTGCCTGGAGTAGTTGATTCACCAATGGCACGGGGATTACTAAAGCCAGAACAGATTGAAAATGTTGAGTGGCAAACTCCCGGACATAAAATGGTGGTACCAAGTGATGTGGCAAATGCTGCTTACCTGCTTGGCTGTGAAGACAACACTGCAATCTCTGGACAATCTTTATTTGTTGATTACGGCTTTGCCATCGCCCGGGTTCTTTAG
- a CDS encoding DUF4032 domain-containing protein translates to MSGLRIKGLGEEIATLANLPWDQPLENWPEDEVLTSMRGISRHVVRLIRSDQKRSNSEIFAVKETVSEFANREYTLLRDLNQRTAPVVEPVAVIEGRLDKDGNELPSALVTKYLPYSLPYRVILSSAVTPTEILNMANALALLLVRMHLIGFWWGDCSLSNTLFRRDANDFAAYLVDAETGEFHKSLSDGQREHDLELTHFNVAAELEDLAIAGVLSQEIDPVRASDGVIRRYRRLWKMLKEPQILDASDRQAVERAMRSLQDLGFAVEEVEVTTAGDKGSIRFQPKLVAARYHANRLYELMGLQTEELQAKRLLASYDRYKAREFAPNTSNSVVVKQWLSDVFRRVVNQVPENLKGRVEPAQLFHEVLENRWYLGEKLGRDVGLDFATADYIEKVLPYRMDSGVVINR, encoded by the coding sequence ATGAGCGGGCTACGAATCAAAGGATTGGGCGAGGAGATTGCAACCTTGGCAAATCTGCCTTGGGATCAACCGCTAGAAAATTGGCCCGAGGATGAGGTCCTCACCTCAATGCGTGGAATATCACGGCATGTGGTCAGATTAATCAGATCAGATCAAAAGCGAAGTAATAGTGAGATATTTGCAGTCAAGGAGACGGTTTCAGAGTTTGCCAACCGAGAGTACACATTACTGCGCGATTTAAACCAACGTACCGCCCCAGTTGTGGAGCCGGTTGCGGTAATTGAGGGCAGATTAGATAAGGATGGCAATGAGTTGCCATCCGCATTAGTTACTAAGTATCTGCCTTACTCACTTCCTTATCGAGTCATATTAAGTAGCGCAGTTACACCAACTGAGATTTTAAATATGGCTAACGCGCTCGCCTTACTTTTGGTGCGGATGCATCTGATTGGTTTTTGGTGGGGAGATTGTTCACTTTCTAATACTTTATTTAGAAGAGATGCCAATGATTTTGCCGCCTATCTAGTGGATGCAGAAACAGGTGAGTTTCATAAATCTTTAAGTGATGGCCAGCGCGAGCATGATCTAGAGCTAACTCACTTTAATGTAGCAGCAGAGTTAGAGGACTTGGCTATCGCCGGAGTTTTATCGCAAGAGATCGACCCAGTGCGAGCATCAGATGGTGTAATAAGAAGGTATCGACGATTGTGGAAGATGTTAAAGGAGCCACAGATATTAGATGCCTCCGATCGCCAGGCGGTGGAGCGGGCGATGCGAAGTTTGCAAGATCTTGGTTTTGCAGTGGAGGAGGTTGAGGTAACCACAGCGGGGGATAAGGGGTCAATTAGATTTCAACCAAAGTTGGTTGCAGCAAGGTATCACGCTAATCGTTTATATGAGTTAATGGGATTACAAACAGAGGAGCTGCAGGCAAAGCGATTACTTGCCTCCTATGATCGTTACAAAGCTAGAGAGTTTGCCCCAAACACCTCCAACTCTGTAGTAGTAAAGCAGTGGCTCTCTGATGTATTTAGACGGGTGGTAAATCAAGTTCCAGAAAACTTAAAGGGCAGAGTTGAGCCAGCACAGTTATTTCATGAGGTATTGGAGAACCGCTGGTACTTGGGTGAAAAACTAGGCCGAGATGTTGGGCTAGATTTTGCTACTGCAGATTACATTGAGAAGGTTTTGCCGTATCGAATGGATTCAGGGGTGGTAATTAATCGATGA
- a CDS encoding aldehyde dehydrogenase family protein, producing MNLEATFDKCDPKTGEVIAKYKNFSLDEVSAQVNLAQTASIRWQEFGFTARKRTLLKWASYITKNQSEIAALVATECGKPLSDASLEVSISIDNLAWAAKHAEEIMQKQNRPAGLLMFNMKAQVQRSPLGVVGVIGPWNYPIFTPMGSIAYALAAGNAVVFKPSEFTPGVGKWLADSFALIAPFENIFATVTGLPDTGRALTQSKINKLSFTGSTKTAKKVAESCAQSMIPVVLECGGKDPVIVAADADIKLAAEYTLWSAMANAGQSCIGAERVYVVESVADQFIEEISKMAKKIEVGKDYGPATMPSQLNVIQSHLDDAKAKGAKFLLGGADSVKGAYVEPVIMLDVPEDSTAMTQETFGPTIAINKVSNTEEAIKLSNASSYGLAAAVFSKRDGEKIASKLACGMVSINSVFLFAAVASVPFGGVKDSGYGRIHGAEGLLEYTYARTVVKTRFRIPLRVTTFKRTKVSEKIITTLIKRLHGRKK from the coding sequence ATGAACCTTGAGGCCACCTTTGATAAATGTGATCCTAAAACTGGTGAGGTAATTGCAAAGTATAAAAACTTTTCACTCGATGAGGTATCTGCCCAAGTAAATCTGGCCCAAACTGCAAGTATTCGCTGGCAAGAGTTTGGCTTCACCGCTCGAAAGCGCACCTTGCTTAAATGGGCTTCTTACATAACTAAAAATCAAAGTGAGATTGCTGCCTTAGTTGCAACTGAGTGCGGCAAACCATTAAGTGATGCGTCTTTAGAGGTTTCTATTTCAATTGACAATCTTGCTTGGGCAGCAAAGCATGCAGAAGAGATTATGCAAAAACAAAATCGCCCAGCTGGTTTATTGATGTTTAACATGAAGGCGCAGGTTCAAAGATCACCCCTTGGTGTGGTTGGCGTAATTGGTCCTTGGAATTATCCAATCTTTACTCCAATGGGCTCTATTGCTTACGCCTTAGCTGCTGGAAATGCAGTTGTCTTTAAACCATCTGAGTTCACACCCGGTGTGGGAAAGTGGCTGGCAGATTCATTTGCTCTCATTGCACCATTTGAAAATATCTTTGCAACGGTAACTGGCTTACCTGATACCGGTAGAGCATTAACTCAATCAAAGATTAATAAGCTCTCATTTACCGGATCAACTAAAACTGCTAAAAAGGTGGCAGAAAGTTGCGCGCAATCAATGATTCCAGTTGTGCTCGAATGTGGTGGCAAGGATCCAGTAATTGTGGCAGCAGATGCTGATATAAAACTTGCAGCCGAATACACACTCTGGTCTGCCATGGCTAATGCTGGTCAATCTTGTATTGGGGCAGAAAGAGTTTATGTGGTCGAATCTGTTGCTGATCAATTTATTGAAGAGATTAGTAAGATGGCAAAAAAGATTGAGGTTGGCAAAGATTACGGCCCAGCCACAATGCCATCACAATTAAATGTTATTCAATCCCATTTAGATGATGCCAAAGCAAAGGGGGCTAAATTCTTACTTGGGGGCGCTGATTCGGTAAAGGGCGCCTATGTTGAACCGGTAATAATGTTGGATGTGCCAGAGGATTCAACTGCGATGACGCAGGAGACCTTTGGGCCAACTATTGCTATTAATAAGGTATCTAATACTGAAGAAGCAATTAAGTTATCTAATGCCAGCTCCTATGGACTTGCTGCAGCAGTTTTCTCCAAGCGAGATGGTGAAAAGATTGCCTCAAAGCTTGCCTGTGGCATGGTCTCCATAAATTCAGTCTTTTTATTTGCAGCTGTTGCATCTGTGCCATTTGGTGGAGTTAAAGATTCTGGATATGGGCGCATTCATGGAGCTGAAGGTTTACTTGAGTACACCTACGCACGCACAGTAGTTAAAACTAGATTTAGAATTCCACTTAGAGTTACTACCTTCAAGCGCACAAAAGTTTCAGAAAAAATCATAACAACCTTGATTAAGCGCTTGCATGGAAGAAAGAAGTAG
- a CDS encoding U32 family peptidase, which produces MASWPSTRDPKGPMKRSIGILSKQKIQSQDADGLPESGKRFADGSRYKIEIPSVEGPAAFKTVIDEAKKHKLVIHRISQGSGIMMQTDDEIKQMVAMGKKEKIEVCLFVGPRASWDIGKQVSASAGVIASPTLRGGDQLRFALEDVINGVNLGLRSVLVGDLGLLKVLGDAKRKGDLPKELILKTSVALVCNNPATAALLEDLGASTLNLATDLSLQQIAAIRSQVDLPVDIYVEGPDDFGGAVRHYETPDLVRVAAPIYLKFTLRNSPGLYPAGAHIQGLVESTAKERVRRAAISKAILDRYGFKK; this is translated from the coding sequence ATGGCATCTTGGCCAAGCACGCGAGATCCCAAGGGCCCAATGAAGCGCTCCATTGGGATATTGAGCAAACAAAAAATTCAATCACAAGATGCAGATGGATTACCCGAATCTGGCAAGAGATTTGCCGACGGCAGCCGCTACAAAATAGAGATTCCATCGGTAGAAGGTCCGGCTGCATTTAAAACTGTAATTGACGAAGCAAAAAAACATAAGCTAGTAATACATCGCATCTCCCAAGGCTCTGGCATCATGATGCAAACTGATGATGAGATTAAGCAGATGGTCGCGATGGGTAAGAAGGAGAAGATTGAGGTTTGCTTATTTGTTGGGCCAAGGGCTTCCTGGGATATTGGAAAGCAGGTAAGTGCTAGTGCTGGCGTGATTGCATCGCCAACTCTTCGCGGTGGTGATCAACTTAGATTTGCATTAGAGGATGTAATAAATGGCGTAAATCTTGGGCTTCGAAGTGTTTTGGTGGGAGATCTTGGATTATTAAAGGTATTAGGAGATGCAAAGCGCAAGGGTGATCTGCCTAAGGAGTTAATTCTTAAAACTTCAGTGGCGTTGGTTTGTAATAATCCAGCAACCGCTGCACTCCTAGAAGATCTTGGTGCCTCTACTTTAAATTTAGCCACTGATCTCTCCTTGCAACAAATTGCTGCCATAAGATCACAGGTTGATCTACCAGTTGATATTTATGTTGAAGGGCCAGATGATTTTGGTGGTGCGGTAAGACATTATGAAACACCAGATTTGGTAAGAGTGGCTGCTCCGATTTACTTAAAGTTCACACTCAGAAACTCACCGGGTTTATATCCCGCAGGTGCCCACATCCAAGGATTGGTTGAGTCAACTGCGAAAGAGCGGGTGCGCCGTGCTGCAATTAGCAAGGCGATATTAGATAGGTATGGTTTTAAAAAATAA
- a CDS encoding alpha/beta hydrolase encodes MPELIRPSTVLPANRSAITIKTSDGLNLVGEVSTPLGEVSGSLLMLHPNPSGGGMMDSHIYKKAANRLPAMAGIQIIRFNTRGTVSEAGKSDGEYDHGKGEKLDVLAALDYCFEQLKTKVLYVIGWSFGTELALQYARDKRIKELILLSPPMLSTTQDDLDFWIKDGRVITALIPELDDYLKPEAAKLKFSKVKNLKQIDVAGAKHLWVGEPMVHLVLSEIVKVIAPSRLPLAIEV; translated from the coding sequence GTGCCAGAGTTAATCCGCCCTTCAACGGTATTGCCCGCTAATCGCAGCGCAATAACCATAAAAACAAGCGATGGGCTTAATTTAGTTGGTGAGGTTTCTACCCCGCTGGGTGAAGTAAGTGGCTCACTTTTAATGCTTCATCCCAACCCATCAGGTGGGGGAATGATGGATTCTCATATATATAAAAAGGCAGCAAATCGATTACCTGCCATGGCTGGAATTCAAATAATTAGATTTAACACCAGAGGAACTGTTAGTGAAGCAGGAAAAAGTGATGGTGAGTATGACCATGGCAAAGGTGAAAAGTTAGATGTATTAGCAGCTCTTGATTACTGTTTTGAGCAATTAAAGACAAAAGTTTTATATGTAATCGGCTGGTCATTTGGTACTGAGCTGGCATTGCAATATGCAAGAGATAAAAGAATTAAAGAGTTAATACTGCTAAGCCCACCGATGTTATCTACCACGCAGGATGATCTAGATTTTTGGATTAAAGATGGCAGAGTGATTACTGCACTAATCCCTGAGTTAGATGATTACTTAAAGCCTGAAGCAGCAAAGCTGAAGTTTTCAAAGGTTAAAAACTTAAAGCAGATTGATGTGGCAGGTGCTAAGCACCTATGGGTAGGTGAGCCAATGGTTCATTTGGTGTTAAGTGAGATTGTTAAGGTTATTGCACCCAGCAGATTGCCACTTGCTATTGAAGTTTAG
- a CDS encoding MalY/PatB family protein, with amino-acid sequence MADVVRALSLDQLRKRKSVKWRQFPNDVLPLPVAEMDFESAPAIKAALLDMVERSDTGYLGPFPELFDAFAKFSLSRWGWQVDTKQMRMATDVGVGIVEIMRTLIKPGEKVMLNSPVYENIWRWITEVNATTVDTPLIEEDLNYKLDLVAIEKEYKAGVKVHILCHPHNPVGVIFDKQQLSALAELAKRYQVVILSDEIHAPLSYDAKTFTPFLAVSDVAKEVGIIITSASKSFNLAGLKCAFIITQSSALQERINKMPLAVTWRASLFGAVASTAAYADSVNWLDGVLITLDENRKLLSNLLQSKLPQVKYRIPDFGYLAWLDMSALGLGDDPAAKILEKGKVALNGGVLYGPKHKSFVRLNFGTSPQVITEGIDRIAKSL; translated from the coding sequence ATGGCCGATGTCGTCCGAGCGTTATCACTTGATCAATTACGTAAACGTAAAAGTGTTAAGTGGCGACAATTTCCAAATGATGTTCTGCCGCTACCTGTTGCTGAGATGGATTTTGAATCAGCCCCGGCAATAAAAGCTGCCTTATTAGATATGGTCGAGCGATCAGATACTGGATACCTCGGACCATTCCCAGAGTTATTTGATGCCTTTGCCAAATTCTCACTATCTCGTTGGGGTTGGCAGGTTGATACCAAACAAATGCGCATGGCAACTGATGTTGGCGTTGGCATTGTGGAGATCATGCGCACCCTAATTAAGCCAGGTGAGAAGGTAATGCTTAACTCACCAGTTTATGAAAATATCTGGCGATGGATTACTGAGGTTAATGCCACCACAGTTGATACCCCTCTTATTGAGGAGGATTTAAATTACAAATTAGATTTAGTAGCGATTGAAAAAGAGTACAAGGCTGGTGTTAAGGTCCATATTTTGTGCCATCCACATAATCCAGTTGGGGTTATTTTTGATAAGCAACAATTAAGTGCGTTAGCTGAGTTGGCAAAGCGTTATCAAGTGGTGATTTTAAGTGATGAGATCCATGCACCTCTTTCCTATGACGCAAAAACTTTTACACCCTTCTTAGCTGTAAGTGATGTTGCCAAAGAGGTTGGAATTATTATTACTAGCGCAAGTAAATCCTTTAACCTAGCTGGGCTTAAGTGTGCGTTTATCATTACTCAATCAAGTGCGCTGCAGGAGCGAATAAATAAAATGCCACTGGCGGTAACTTGGCGGGCATCTTTATTTGGCGCAGTAGCATCAACTGCTGCTTATGCAGACTCTGTTAATTGGTTAGATGGAGTGTTGATCACATTGGATGAGAATAGGAAATTACTTAGCAATTTACTGCAAAGCAAATTACCGCAAGTTAAGTATCGAATTCCAGATTTTGGCTATCTTGCTTGGCTTGATATGAGCGCCCTTGGTTTAGGGGATGATCCAGCAGCGAAGATTTTAGAAAAAGGAAAAGTGGCATTAAATGGTGGAGTTTTATATGGACCAAAACATAAGAGCTTTGTCCGACTTAACTTTGGAACCAGCCCGCAAGTAATCACTGAAGGTATTGATCGGATTGCAAAGAGTTTGTAG
- a CDS encoding SDR family NAD(P)-dependent oxidoreductase, whose protein sequence is MSNNSAFQEISYAGQVVIVTGAGSGIGKSAAQLIASRGAKVICIDLNQSGIDECVDLITKSGGAAEAVVLDISNQKNVMDLIATLGSTHKRIDALVNCAGYPGPTGKFVEEITWSDYQKVIEVNLFGAIWLTQAVLPIMKKQKYGRIVQVASIAGKEGNPKMAPYNTAKAGLIGFVKGVAKEVAVDGITINALAPAVIATPINVNTAKETLDYMISKIPAGRLGEPSEVAEIIAFMGSKACSFTTGFTFDISGGRATY, encoded by the coding sequence ATGAGTAACAACAGCGCTTTCCAAGAGATCTCCTACGCAGGTCAGGTAGTAATTGTTACTGGCGCAGGTAGTGGAATTGGTAAATCTGCCGCCCAATTAATCGCATCCCGTGGGGCAAAGGTAATCTGTATTGATTTAAATCAGTCAGGTATTGATGAGTGTGTAGATCTGATTACAAAATCAGGCGGAGCTGCCGAAGCTGTGGTTTTAGATATATCCAATCAAAAAAACGTTATGGATTTAATTGCAACGCTAGGAAGTACACATAAAAGAATTGATGCATTAGTAAATTGCGCCGGCTACCCAGGACCTACGGGAAAATTTGTTGAGGAGATTACTTGGAGTGATTATCAAAAAGTAATCGAGGTTAATCTCTTTGGTGCTATCTGGTTAACTCAAGCAGTGTTGCCAATTATGAAAAAACAAAAGTATGGCCGGATTGTGCAGGTGGCATCAATTGCCGGTAAAGAGGGCAATCCCAAGATGGCCCCTTACAACACCGCTAAAGCTGGCTTAATTGGTTTTGTAAAAGGTGTTGCTAAAGAGGTTGCAGTTGATGGAATAACAATAAATGCACTTGCTCCAGCCGTAATTGCAACGCCAATTAATGTGAATACCGCCAAAGAAACTTTGGATTATATGATCTCAAAAATTCCAGCCGGCCGTCTTGGTGAGCCAAGTGAAGTTGCAGAGATAATTGCATTTATGGGATCAAAGGCTTGTTCATTTACAACTGGCTTTACTTTTGATATTTCAGGCGGGCGAGCAACCTACTAA